The following nucleotide sequence is from Dyella sp. BiH032.
TTGCGCATGCTGCGCTGCGGTGCGGCGCAGCATGCGCTTACGTATGGGCATGCATTAACGTAACGCGGGAATAACAAAGGCCATCCCGGCTCAAGGAGCGTTACCGCCATGCCCCGCATCCGCCATCTCGCCGGCGCCATCGCCGCCGGCCTGCTGTTCAGCACCGCCGCCGCCGCCACCGATTTCAGCAAGGTCGTCGTGATCGGCGACAGTCTCAGCGACGCCGGCAACATCGCCAAGCTATCGGGTTCGCCAACCCCGCTGCGCTTCACCACCAATCCCGGAACGACCACGGCGGAGAACGTCGCCGCCGCGCTCGGCCTGCCGGTCACGGCCTCGCTCTCGGGCGGCACCGATTTCGCCTTCGGCGGCGCGGGCCTGCAGCACAACTCGCCCGGTACGCCGGCCGGGGTGCCGCTGCTGCCGCAGCAGTTCCAGATGTACCTGGCTGCCAACGGCGGCAGGGCCGACAGCAACGCGCTGTACCAGGTGTGGGGCGGCGCCAACGACATCTTCTATCTGACCGGCACATCGACCAACCCGAACGTGCTCGCCGCCGGCGCGGTCGCCGCCGCCCAGACGGAAGTCGCTCTGCTCGGCCAGCTGCAGGCGTCCGGCGCCAAGTACGTGGTGGTCTATAACCTGCCCGACATCGGCAAGACCCCGTCCGGCATGGCCGGCGGCCCGGCAGCCTCCGCTGGCGCGACGCAGCTTTCGCTCGCCTTCAACGGCGTGCTCAACGCGGGCATCAGCCAGCTGAGCGGCAATGGGCTGAACGTGATCCCGGTGAACACCTTCCAGCTGCTCAACGAGGTGATCGCCAACCCATCCGCCTACGGCTTCACCAACGTGACCACGCCGGCGTGCAATGGCAGCTCGATCCAGTGCGGCCCCGCCGGCTCCGGCCTGCCTTACAGCTACGCTGCCGGTGCCAACAACACCTATCTGTTCGCCGATGGCGTGCATCCGACCACGGCCGCGCACGCCATGCTGGGCCAGTACGTGGTGTCGCTGATCCGCGCGCCGGGCCAGATCTCCATGCTCGGCGAGGCTCCGCTGGCCGCGCAGGCGGCGCAGACGCGCGCCATCCGCAACGAGATGATGGCCGACGCGATGGGCAGCGACACGCGGTTCTTCGCCAATGTCGATTACGCCCACCAGCGCTTCGACGAGCAGAGCAGCTCGCCCAAGACCACCAGCAACAACGTCAACCTCACCGTGGGCGCCGATGTGCGCGCGACCGAGCACGTATCGATGGGTGTCGCGCTGGGCATTGGCCAGCACAACGCGGACTTCGCCGGCGGTGGCGGCTACAAGCTGCAGGACATCAGCGGCTTGGGCTACCTGACCTATCACAATGGCGGCGGCTACGTCGGTGGCTACCTGAACTTCGCGCAGTCGAATTTCTCGGATATCGAACGCCGCATCCAGCTCGGTGCCATGTCGCGCAGCGAAAGCGGCAAGGCCGATGGCAACCGCCTCGGCGGTGGCGTCACTGGCGGTTGGTGGTTCAACTTCAACACACTGCGCACCGGTCCGTTCGCGACCGTCGAGTGGCAGACGGTCAAGGTCAATGGCTATACCGAGAGCGGCGACGACAGCACGGCGATGTGGTTCGAGCGCCAGCAGCGCGATGCGCTGATTTCCACGCTCGGCTGGCGACTGCAGGGCCATTGGCAGGCCGGCGGCATGATGCTGGTGCCTTACGCCGAGGTGGCGTGGAACCACGACAGCAAGGCCGACCCGCGCAGCATTAAGGCCGGCGTGAACAGCATGCCAGGTGAGTTCGCCCTCACCGGCTTCGTTCCCGACAAGACCTGGGGCAGCGCCGATGTGGGCCTGTCCGCGCAATTCAGCGAGAACGTGACGGGCTGGGTGGGTTACAGCGGTCGTTTCGGCGACGACAGCCAGAAGTACAACAGCGTCAACCTCGGTGTGAAAGTCGGCTTCTAAGCCGGCTTTCCGCCCAATAAAAAGCCGTCCGCGCGAGCGGACGGCTTTTTTGTGTTCCGGTGACGGACTGGCTTACTTGTTCTTGCCGCCCGTCGCGAGGCTCAGAATGGCCTGTGCCTGCTTCTGCAGACTAGTCGCGTCGTCATCGCTCAGCGTGTCGGTTTTGCTGCCGGACTGCTGCTGCTTGAGCACCAGGGCGCCATCGCTGTTCCAGCCGGCGCGCTCGGTGGAGCTGGGCTTGGCGTCCTTGCTGGACTTCTTCTGCTGCACCACGACCCACGGCTTGCCGTCCTTGTAGGCATAGTCGGTGGTGGTGAAGCCCTTGTCGCCGTAATCGACTTGCTCGCGGATGAACTTCACTTCGCCTGCTTCGCGGAACACCTGCCAGCCGCGGGAGACCTTGTCCTCGAGCTTCGTGCCGTTGGTGATCTTCATGCCGCCGATCTGCTTCTGCACGGCGCTGAACGCAGCGAGCTCCTTCTCGCCCGGCGTCTGCTCGCCGACGAGCTGGATGGACACCTGGTTGCCGGCGCCCTTGGTCAGCACCGGCGACTGCAGCGGCGCGGTGTAGCGACGATCGCCGTCGGTGAGCACGGCCTGCACGATGTACATGCTGTTGGGGTTCACGTCAGCCGGATTGAACTCCAGCTCGAAGGACTGCGGCAGGCTCGCCACCGGATCGATGGTCTTGCTGGCCAGCGGCGTACCTTCCTGAGATG
It contains:
- a CDS encoding autotransporter domain-containing protein, whose amino-acid sequence is MPRIRHLAGAIAAGLLFSTAAAATDFSKVVVIGDSLSDAGNIAKLSGSPTPLRFTTNPGTTTAENVAAALGLPVTASLSGGTDFAFGGAGLQHNSPGTPAGVPLLPQQFQMYLAANGGRADSNALYQVWGGANDIFYLTGTSTNPNVLAAGAVAAAQTEVALLGQLQASGAKYVVVYNLPDIGKTPSGMAGGPAASAGATQLSLAFNGVLNAGISQLSGNGLNVIPVNTFQLLNEVIANPSAYGFTNVTTPACNGSSIQCGPAGSGLPYSYAAGANNTYLFADGVHPTTAAHAMLGQYVVSLIRAPGQISMLGEAPLAAQAAQTRAIRNEMMADAMGSDTRFFANVDYAHQRFDEQSSSPKTTSNNVNLTVGADVRATEHVSMGVALGIGQHNADFAGGGGYKLQDISGLGYLTYHNGGGYVGGYLNFAQSNFSDIERRIQLGAMSRSESGKADGNRLGGGVTGGWWFNFNTLRTGPFATVEWQTVKVNGYTESGDDSTAMWFERQQRDALISTLGWRLQGHWQAGGMMLVPYAEVAWNHDSKADPRSIKAGVNSMPGEFALTGFVPDKTWGSADVGLSAQFSENVTGWVGYSGRFGDDSQKYNSVNLGVKVGF
- a CDS encoding DUF1481 domain-containing protein gives rise to the protein MRRLVWSLMSVAALALAGCNSSDSSQPAAQAGGESATAASAAGQQPVKANAVSGTVALRDTGTQVSPQAKLELKLLDPSQEGTPLASKTIDPVASLPQSFELEFNPADVNPNSMYIVQAVLTDGDRRYTAPLQSPVLTKGAGNQVSIQLVGEQTPGEKELAAFSAVQKQIGGMKITNGTKLEDKVSRGWQVFREAGEVKFIREQVDYGDKGFTTTDYAYKDGKPWVVVQQKKSSKDAKPSSTERAGWNSDGALVLKQQQSGSKTDTLSDDDATSLQKQAQAILSLATGGKNK